AAGGTCACCGTCGCCGTCGCGGTACCAAACCAGCACGGCGTCGACCACCTCGTCGGTGTCCTCGTCGACCAGATCTCCACAGCGGTCGGTCAGGGCGTCTCGGAGATCCTGGTCGACGTCGTCGTCGTACCCCATCTCCATGACGACCATCCCCGGTTCGATTCCGAACCGGTCCGCCAGGCTGCGTACCCCGTCGGCGGCCTGACCAGCGGTCGCGCTCACTGTCGCGTGCCTCCTCATCTCGTCCCTGCTCGCGGCGTCGGTGCGACGCCGTCAGGCAAAGTCCACACAGTTGTGCGTCCGCGCGCAAGTGGCGCACCGGGTGGAACGGAATTTACCGTGCCAGCAGCGTACGGGCACCGTCGGTAATGGCTTCCGCGGAGACCAGTACGTGACGTGCTGCCGGACCTAATGGTACAAACGAGTCAACTGCCGCTACTCGTCGCGCGGCACCGACATATCCGGCGTCGACCAGCGCGGCGATCACTCCCTCGCCGACCCCGCCGGAGCGGCGTGTCTCGTCCACCACCAGCACCCGACCGGTCGCCGAGGACTCCCGGATGATGTCGGCCACCGGCAGGGGGGCCAACCAGCGCAGGTCCACCACCCGCGTGCCCACCCCCTCCTCGGCGAGGACGGCCGCTGCCCGCAGCGACATCCGCACCCCGTTACCGAAGGTGATGATGGTCAGGTCGTCCGCCGAACCGACCCGGTAGACCCGGGCCCGGCCGATCGGCACGTGCCCGGCCACCCACGCCCCCGGCTCCGGGTATCCGGCCAGCCACTCCCCGTCGCCATCGGCGTACAGGTCGCGGGTGTGGTAGAGCGCGATCGGCTCCAGGAACACGCAGACACTGCCGTCCACCGCCGCGCTGGCCAGGCAGGTCCGCAGCATGGGCGCGGCGTCGTCCGGCCGCGCCGGCACCGCGACCACCAGACCAGGCACATCCCGGAGTACGGCCACCGAGTTGTCGTTGTGGAAGTGCCCGCCGAACCCCTCCTGGTACGCCAGCCCGGCCACCCGCACCACCATCGGGTTGCGGAACGCCCCCTGCGAGAAGAACCGCATGGTGGCCGCCTCGCCGCGCAGCTGGTCTTCGGCGTTGTGCAGGTACGCCAGGTACTGGATCTCCGGCACCGGCAGCATCCCGGCCAGCCCCGCGCCCAGGCCCAACCCCAGCACCGACGTCTCGTCCAACAGGGTGTCGAAGACCCGGGCCGCCCCGAAACGGTCGCGCAGCCCCTTCGTCACCCCGTACACGCCGCCCTTGGCAGCCAGGTCCTCACCGAAGATCGCCATCTGCGGGTGGTCGAGCATCCCGTCGGCGAGCGCCGCGTTGATGCTCTGCGCCAGGGTCATCGGCCCGCTCAGCTCCGGCGGCTTGCCACCGAACGCCTCCGC
This portion of the Micromonospora zamorensis genome encodes:
- a CDS encoding DUF3052 domain-containing protein → MSATAGQAADGVRSLADRFGIEPGMVVMEMGYDDDVDQDLRDALTDRCGDLVDEDTDEVVDAVLVWYRDGDGDLFELLVDALGPLADNGVVWLLTPKAGRDGHVEPSEVAESAPTAGLQQTSTVNAGRDWSGARLVLRRGAKAKK